TGCAGGACCGCATTGACCTTCGCGGCGTACAGGGCGATGCTTCCATGCCCGAAGTGCTGCGCGCAGCCGGGGCCGACGATACCGACTTGCTGGTCGCCTGTGCGGCGACCGATCCGGTCAATCTGGTTGCCTGTCGGATTGCCAAGGATGTCTTCAATATCCCGCGTCGCATTTCCCGTGTCCGCAGCTACGATTTTTCCAGCAATCCGGAACTGATCAAGGAGAGCTTCGGCGTTGACTCCGTGATCAGTCCTGAAAACAGTGTTACCACCTATCTGCACAGCCTGATCGAATTTCCGGAAGCGCTGCAAGTGGTGGAATTCGGCGCAGGCCGCTTAAGCCTGCTGATCATCCGTATCGGCCGGGTCAGCCCGCTGATCAATGTACGTGTCAATCAGACCGGTCATAATTTACCGAACATCAATGCCCGCGTGCTGGAAATTTTCCGCAACGGCGCCTCGGTTGCGCTGGATCATCAGTCTGCAATTCAACAAGGTGACGAGCTGGTGGTCGCTGTCGATACCCAGGAAGGCAAGGACGCGGTAGCCAAGCTGCAGTACGCTTCGCGCAAGGTGCGTACAGTCATGATCGCCGGCGGCGGGAATATCGGTTACCGGCTGGCCCGCAAGCTGTCCGAAGGCAGCTATAACGTGCGCCTCCTGGAAAGCAACCGGGAGCGTTGTGAAACCCTGGCAACCCTGCTGCCCAGCAAAGTGCTGGTCCTGCACGGCGATGCGACTGATGAGGCCCTGCTCGATAACGAAAATATCGAAGAGATGGACACCTTCCTGGCCGTTACCAATGATGATGAAGACAATATCATGTCGTCCCTGCTGGCCAAGCGGCTGGGCGCACGCAAGGTGGTGGCCCTGATCAATCGCAAGGCTTATGGCGAATTGATGGAAGGCAGCCTGATCGATATTGCCGTCTCGCCTTCCCAGGCGACCATTGGCGCCTTGCTGCGCGATGTGCGCCAGGGCGCTGTGGTGGCCGGACATCGGCTGCGCTGGGGCAATGCCGAAGCCATTGAGTTTGAAGTCAATGGCGATAACAAGAGTTCCCAGGTGGTGGGCAAGTCCATTGCTGAACTAAAACTGCCAAGAACCGCCATCGTGGCGGCTATTTTGCGCGCAGACGAAGTCATTCTGCCCGAACCGGCAACCGTTATTCAGCCGGGCGATCATGTGGTGGTTTTTGCCGGCAATCGGCACGATATGCGGCGGGTCGAAAAACTCTTCCAGGTTTCCGTGTTTTTCTTCTAGGCAGCCTACATGCGCAATATTCTGAATGTCCTGCATGCGCTTAGCCTGACCATGATCGGCTTTTCCACCATCCTGCTGTTTCCGCTGGCCGTCTCTCTGTATTTTGAAGACGGCGCGCACAATGCCTTTCTGATCAGCCTGGGTATTTCCCTGGGAATTTCGGCCGTGCTTTGGAAGCTCACCAGCAGTTCCAAGGATGAAATCAACGCCCGCAACGGGCTGCTGCTGGTCTCACTGGTCTGGCTGGTGTTTCCCCTGATCGCCTCGCTGCCATTTGTGATCGATGCCAGTATAGAAGGATTTTCACTCAGCTTTACCCATGCCTATTATGAAGCCATGTCGGGCATTACCACCACCGGTGCGTCGGTGTTGAACAATATCTCGGCGCTGCCGCCATCAGTCAATATCTGGCGTGTTACCCTCATTTGGGTCGGTGGGATGGGTATTCTGGTGATGGCCGTGGCGATCATGCCGCTACTGGGCGTGGGTGGTTATCAGATCATGCGTGGCGAAATTCCCGGTCCCATGAAGGAAGAGAAGCTCACGCCTCGCATCGCCGGGACCGCCAAGCACTGTATGCCATTTATATTTCGTTATCAACGCTGTGCGTCATCAGCTATCGTTTGGCAGGCCTGTCGTGGTTTGATGCCTGGTGTCATGCTGCATCCACCATGGCATTGGGCGGTTTCTCGATTTACGATGAGGGCTTCCTGCACTATGACTCGCCCATG
Above is a window of Advenella kashmirensis WT001 DNA encoding:
- the trkA gene encoding Trk system potassium transporter TrkA, yielding MKILILGAGRVGASVAENLVSEQNDITIVDTDGERLRYLQDRIDLRGVQGDASMPEVLRAAGADDTDLLVACAATDPVNLVACRIAKDVFNIPRRISRVRSYDFSSNPELIKESFGVDSVISPENSVTTYLHSLIEFPEALQVVEFGAGRLSLLIIRIGRVSPLINVRVNQTGHNLPNINARVLEIFRNGASVALDHQSAIQQGDELVVAVDTQEGKDAVAKLQYASRKVRTVMIAGGGNIGYRLARKLSEGSYNVRLLESNRERCETLATLLPSKVLVLHGDATDEALLDNENIEEMDTFLAVTNDDEDNIMSSLLAKRLGARKVVALINRKAYGELMEGSLIDIAVSPSQATIGALLRDVRQGAVVAGHRLRWGNAEAIEFEVNGDNKSSQVVGKSIAELKLPRTAIVAAILRADEVILPEPATVIQPGDHVVVFAGNRHDMRRVEKLFQVSVFFF